One window of Ralstonia pickettii DTP0602 genomic DNA carries:
- a CDS encoding hypothetical protein (K03294: TC.APA; basic amino acid/polyamine antiporter, APA family): MIAFTLISVAVLVLRKTRPELPSAFRCPGVPVVPLLSIGFCLFLMAHLQALTWIAFLVWLAVGLVTYFAYARRNAVLHNHGG; encoded by the coding sequence GTGATTGCCTTTACGCTGATCTCCGTGGCGGTGCTGGTGCTGCGCAAGACGCGCCCGGAACTGCCGAGCGCGTTCCGCTGCCCGGGCGTGCCGGTGGTGCCGCTGCTGTCGATCGGCTTCTGCCTGTTCCTGATGGCGCACCTGCAGGCGCTGACGTGGATCGCCTTCCTGGTGTGGCTGGCGGTGGGGCTGGTGACCTACTTTGCCTATGCGCGGCGCAATGCCGTCCTGCATAACCACGGAGGCTAG
- a CDS encoding GntR family transcriptional regulator (K00837: E2.6.1.- [EC:2.6.1.-]) yields the protein MKLILDASTGIPLTDQIVNGVKSWIGNREARPGAKLPSIRQLAAENGISRFPVIEAYDRLVSQGLLDSRQGSGFYVADSPLAGRSARGWSDPSLAEDLSDHIIEQFNHPSGTLKLAGGFVPETWRDVEGLQQAIRAISRNEIDSVIHYATPTGHPELRRQVLLRVRQLGIAAELPQVLITSGASQALDLVVRHLLKPGDTAFVEDPGYYNLFGLLRLHGVQLVGVPHTPNGPDPDATEALLRQHKPKLFFTNSVLQNPTGSTLAPPVAFRLLELARRHGFRFVEDDIFSDFQTHFTDRLATLDQLEHVIYIGGFSKTVSASLRIGYLVADKALIKDLVDVKVLTSVAGSHFAEAVTAALLERGGYRKFVERLRLRVREASANAVRQLTGCGWEVFCEPSGGNFLWARPPGIEDSRELVTLGEEYGVTLAPGNYFRPGGETSAWIRINAAYANEPRAVAFMKAAAERGG from the coding sequence ATGAAACTAATCTTAGATGCTTCTACCGGAATTCCACTGACCGATCAGATCGTCAACGGCGTGAAGTCGTGGATCGGCAACCGCGAGGCTCGGCCTGGCGCAAAGCTGCCGTCGATCCGGCAGCTGGCGGCCGAGAACGGCATCAGCCGCTTCCCGGTGATCGAGGCCTATGACCGGCTGGTGTCGCAAGGGCTGCTGGATTCGCGCCAGGGTTCGGGCTTCTATGTGGCGGACAGTCCACTGGCGGGGCGCTCGGCGCGCGGCTGGTCGGACCCGAGCCTGGCCGAAGACCTGTCGGACCACATCATCGAGCAGTTCAACCACCCCAGCGGCACGCTCAAGCTGGCTGGCGGCTTCGTTCCCGAGACCTGGCGCGACGTGGAAGGGCTGCAGCAGGCGATCCGCGCAATCTCGCGCAACGAGATCGACAGCGTGATCCACTACGCCACGCCCACGGGCCACCCGGAGTTGCGCCGCCAGGTGCTGCTGCGCGTGCGCCAGCTGGGCATCGCCGCGGAGCTGCCACAGGTACTGATCACCAGCGGCGCCAGCCAGGCACTGGACCTGGTGGTGCGCCACCTGCTCAAGCCCGGCGACACGGCCTTCGTCGAAGACCCCGGCTACTACAACCTGTTCGGCCTGCTGCGGCTGCACGGCGTGCAGCTGGTGGGCGTGCCGCACACGCCCAACGGCCCCGACCCGGACGCCACCGAGGCGCTGCTGCGCCAGCACAAGCCCAAGCTGTTCTTCACCAACAGCGTGCTGCAGAACCCGACCGGCTCGACGCTGGCGCCGCCGGTGGCGTTCCGCCTGCTGGAGCTGGCGCGCCGGCATGGCTTCCGCTTTGTCGAGGACGATATCTTCTCGGACTTCCAGACGCACTTCACTGACCGGCTGGCGACGCTGGACCAGCTAGAGCACGTGATCTACATCGGCGGCTTTTCCAAGACGGTGTCGGCCTCGCTGCGGATCGGCTACCTGGTGGCGGACAAGGCGCTGATCAAGGACCTGGTCGACGTGAAGGTGCTGACCAGCGTGGCCGGCTCGCACTTTGCGGAGGCGGTCACGGCGGCGCTGCTGGAACGTGGCGGCTATCGCAAGTTTGTGGAGCGGCTGCGGCTGCGCGTGCGCGAGGCATCGGCCAATGCGGTGCGGCAGCTCACCGGCTGCGGCTGGGAAGTGTTCTGCGAGCCGTCGGGCGGCAACTTCCTGTGGGCGCGCCCGCCCGGCATCGAAGATTCGCGCGAGCTGGTGACGCTGGGCGAGGAATACGGCGTGACGCTGGCACCAGGCAATTACTTCCGCCCCGGCGGCGAGACCTCGGCCTGGATCCGGATCAACGCCGCCTATGCCAACGAACCGCGCGCGGTGGCCTTCATGAAGGCCGCCGCCGAGCGCGGTGGTTGA
- a CDS encoding methylmalonyl-CoA mutase (K11942: E5.4.99.2; methylmalonyl-CoA mutase [EC:5.4.99.2]), with amino-acid sequence MTDLSDVHDVRRGAPQPKPTAQGRGPVNKVRFVTAASLFDGHDASINIMRRILQSHGCEVVHLGHNRSVEEVVTAALQEDAQGIAISSYQGGHVEYFKYMVDLLREKGGEHVQVFGGGGGVIVPDEIRELQAYGVARIFSPEDGQRMGLAGMIADMVQRCDIDLSRYAPASLEPVAGGNRRALAQLITALENGKADPALVQAMHSQAAAASIPVLGITGTGGAGKSSLTDELIRRFRLDQQDALSIAVISIDPSRRKSGGALLGDRIRMNAINHPNIFMRSMATREAGSEISQALPDVIAACKVAGFDLVIVETSGIGQGDAAIVPHVDRSLYVMTPEFGAASQLEKIDMLDFADFVAINKFDRKGAQDAWRDVAKQVQRNREQWHGKAEDMPVYGTQASRFNDDGVTMLYQGLREALAERGLKLQPGTLPALWGRISTGQNVIVPPARSRYLAELADTVRGYHRRVMEQSRIARERQQLRASSAMLQAAQGDGAALDALAAERDTALGQVERKLLAMWPQMREAYGGDEYVVKIRDREIRTGLVTTTLSGTKVRKVVLPRFEDDGEVLKWLMRENVPGSFPYTAGVFAFKRENEDPTRMFAGEGDAFRTNRRFKLVSEGMDAKRLSTAFDSVTLYGEDPHVRPDIYGKVGNSGVSIATLDDMKVLYDGFDLTSPSTSVSMTINGPAPTILAMFMNTAIDQQFDKFRADNQREPTADEEAKTRAWVLQNVRGTVQADILKEDQGQNTCIFSTEFSLKVMGDIQEYFVHHQVRNFYSVSISGYHIAEAGANPISQLAFTLANGFTYVEAYLARGMHIDDFAPNLSFFFSNGMDPEYSVLGRVARRIWAVTMRDKYGANERSQKLKYHIQTSGRSLHAQEIDFNDIRTTLQALIAIYDNCNSLHTNAYNEAITTPTGESVRRALAIQLIINREWGVAKCENPNQGSFLIEELTDLVEEAVLQEFERIAERGGVLGAMETGYQRGKIQEESLYYEQLKHDGTLPIIGVNTFRNPEGDPIPQKLELARSSEAEKQSQLDRLQAFQQAHVDEAPAMLQRLRQAVIDNQNVFAVLMDAVRVCSLGQVTHALFEVGGQYRRNM; translated from the coding sequence ATGACCGACCTTTCCGATGTGCATGATGTGCGCCGCGGCGCGCCGCAGCCCAAGCCCACCGCGCAGGGCCGCGGTCCGGTCAACAAGGTTCGCTTTGTCACGGCGGCGTCGCTGTTCGACGGCCATGACGCCTCGATCAACATCATGCGCCGCATCCTGCAGTCGCACGGCTGCGAGGTGGTCCACCTTGGCCACAACCGTTCCGTCGAGGAAGTGGTGACGGCGGCGCTGCAGGAAGACGCGCAGGGCATTGCGATCTCCAGCTACCAGGGCGGCCATGTCGAGTATTTCAAGTACATGGTCGACCTGCTGCGCGAGAAAGGTGGCGAGCACGTGCAGGTCTTTGGCGGTGGCGGCGGCGTGATCGTGCCGGACGAGATCCGCGAGCTGCAGGCCTACGGCGTGGCGCGCATCTTCAGCCCCGAGGACGGCCAGCGCATGGGCCTGGCCGGCATGATTGCCGACATGGTGCAGCGCTGCGATATCGACCTGTCGCGCTATGCGCCGGCCTCGCTCGAACCCGTCGCCGGCGGCAACCGCCGCGCGCTGGCGCAGCTCATCACCGCGCTGGAGAACGGCAAGGCCGATCCGGCGCTGGTGCAGGCGATGCATTCGCAAGCGGCAGCCGCATCGATCCCGGTGCTCGGCATCACCGGCACCGGTGGCGCGGGCAAGTCGTCGCTGACCGACGAGCTGATCCGCCGCTTCCGGCTCGACCAGCAGGATGCGCTGTCGATCGCCGTGATCTCGATCGACCCGTCGCGGCGCAAGTCTGGGGGCGCGCTGCTGGGCGACCGCATCCGCATGAACGCGATCAACCATCCGAACATCTTCATGCGCTCGATGGCGACGCGCGAGGCGGGCTCGGAGATCTCGCAGGCATTGCCGGACGTGATCGCCGCGTGCAAGGTGGCGGGCTTCGACCTGGTGATCGTCGAGACCTCGGGCATCGGCCAGGGCGACGCGGCCATCGTGCCGCATGTGGACCGGTCGCTGTACGTGATGACGCCGGAGTTCGGCGCGGCCAGCCAGCTCGAGAAGATCGACATGCTGGACTTCGCCGACTTCGTCGCCATCAACAAGTTCGACCGCAAGGGTGCGCAGGACGCCTGGCGCGACGTCGCCAAGCAGGTGCAGCGCAACCGCGAGCAATGGCATGGCAAGGCCGAAGACATGCCGGTGTACGGCACGCAGGCCTCGCGCTTCAATGACGACGGCGTCACCATGCTGTATCAGGGCCTGCGCGAGGCGCTGGCCGAACGCGGACTGAAGCTGCAGCCGGGCACGCTGCCCGCGCTGTGGGGGCGCATTTCCACCGGCCAGAACGTGATCGTGCCGCCCGCGCGCAGCCGCTACCTGGCGGAACTGGCCGACACGGTGCGCGGCTACCACCGCCGCGTGATGGAGCAGAGCCGCATCGCCCGCGAGCGCCAGCAGCTGCGCGCATCGAGCGCCATGCTGCAGGCCGCGCAAGGCGATGGCGCCGCGCTGGATGCGCTGGCGGCTGAGCGCGACACCGCCCTCGGACAGGTCGAGCGCAAGCTGCTGGCGATGTGGCCGCAGATGCGCGAAGCCTACGGCGGCGACGAGTACGTGGTGAAGATCCGCGACAGGGAGATCCGCACGGGGCTGGTCACCACCACGCTGTCCGGCACCAAGGTGCGCAAGGTGGTGCTGCCGCGCTTCGAGGACGACGGCGAGGTGCTGAAGTGGCTGATGCGCGAGAACGTGCCCGGCAGCTTCCCGTACACCGCCGGCGTGTTCGCCTTCAAGCGCGAGAATGAGGATCCCACGCGCATGTTCGCCGGCGAGGGCGATGCGTTCCGCACCAACCGGCGCTTCAAGCTGGTGTCCGAGGGCATGGACGCCAAGCGCCTGTCCACGGCCTTCGATTCGGTCACGCTGTATGGCGAAGACCCGCACGTGCGGCCCGATATCTACGGCAAGGTCGGCAACTCCGGCGTGTCGATCGCCACGCTCGACGACATGAAGGTGCTGTACGACGGCTTCGACCTGACCAGTCCGTCGACCTCGGTGTCGATGACCATCAACGGCCCGGCGCCGACCATCCTGGCGATGTTCATGAACACCGCCATCGACCAGCAGTTCGACAAGTTCCGCGCCGACAACCAGCGCGAGCCCACCGCCGACGAAGAAGCCAAGACCCGCGCGTGGGTGCTGCAGAACGTGCGCGGCACGGTGCAGGCCGACATCCTCAAGGAAGACCAGGGCCAGAACACCTGCATCTTCTCTACCGAGTTCTCGCTAAAGGTGATGGGCGATATCCAGGAGTACTTTGTCCACCACCAGGTGCGCAACTTCTACTCGGTGTCGATCTCGGGCTACCACATCGCCGAGGCCGGTGCGAACCCGATCTCGCAGCTCGCCTTCACGCTCGCCAACGGCTTCACCTATGTGGAGGCCTACCTGGCACGCGGCATGCATATCGATGACTTCGCGCCCAACCTGTCGTTCTTCTTCTCCAACGGCATGGACCCGGAGTACAGCGTGCTGGGCCGCGTGGCGCGCCGCATCTGGGCGGTGACCATGCGCGACAAGTACGGCGCCAACGAACGCAGCCAGAAGCTCAAGTACCACATCCAGACCTCGGGCCGCTCGCTGCACGCGCAGGAGATCGACTTCAACGATATTCGCACCACGCTGCAGGCGCTGATCGCGATCTACGACAACTGCAATTCGCTGCACACCAATGCCTACAACGAGGCCATCACCACGCCCACCGGTGAATCGGTGCGCCGCGCGCTGGCGATCCAGCTGATCATCAACCGCGAATGGGGCGTGGCCAAGTGCGAGAACCCGAACCAGGGCAGCTTCCTGATCGAGGAACTGACCGACCTGGTGGAAGAGGCGGTGCTGCAGGAGTTCGAGCGCATCGCCGAGCGCGGCGGCGTGCTGGGCGCGATGGAAACCGGCTACCAGCGAGGCAAGATCCAGGAAGAGTCGCTCTACTACGAGCAGCTCAAGCACGATGGCACGCTGCCCATCATCGGCGTCAACACCTTCCGCAATCCTGAGGGCGACCCGATCCCGCAGAAGCTGGAGCTGGCGCGCTCGAGCGAGGCCGAGAAGCAGAGCCAGCTCGACCGGCTGCAGGCCTTCCAGCAGGCGCATGTGGACGAGGCACCTGCGATGCTGCAGCGGCTGCGCCAGGCGGTGATCGACAACCAGAACGTGTTCGCGGTGCTGATGGACGCGGTGCGGGTTTGCTCGCTTGGGCAGGTCACGCATGCGCTGTTCGAGGTGGGCGGGCAGTACCGGCGCAATATGTAG
- a CDS encoding HIT family hydrolase (K02503: HINT1, hinT, hit; histidine triad (HIT) family protein), with protein sequence MDSQYNPNNIFAKILRGEMPCIKVYEDDDTIAFMDIMPQADGHTLVVPKEAAVNLFDLSEQGAQAAIRATQRVARAVRAAFSPDGISIGQFNGAAAGQTVPHVHFHIVPRYNDHALRGHAREMQDPDLLKGHAERIIAALREQAA encoded by the coding sequence ATGGACAGCCAGTACAACCCGAACAACATCTTCGCGAAGATCCTGCGCGGCGAGATGCCGTGCATCAAGGTGTACGAGGACGACGACACCATCGCCTTCATGGACATCATGCCGCAGGCCGATGGCCATACGCTGGTGGTGCCCAAGGAAGCCGCGGTCAACCTGTTCGACTTGTCCGAGCAGGGCGCGCAGGCGGCCATCCGCGCCACGCAGCGCGTGGCGCGCGCGGTGCGTGCCGCGTTCTCGCCGGACGGCATCTCGATCGGCCAGTTCAACGGCGCGGCCGCGGGGCAGACCGTGCCGCACGTGCATTTCCATATCGTGCCGCGCTATAACGATCACGCCCTGCGCGGTCACGCGCGCGAGATGCAGGACCCGGACCTGCTCAAGGGGCACGCCGAGCGCATCATCGCCGCGCTGCGCGAGCAGGCGGCCTGA
- a CDS encoding 3-hydroxybutyryl-CoA dehydrogenase (converts (S)-3-hydroxybutanoyl-CoA to 3-acetoacetyl-CoA~K00074: paaH, hbd, fadB, mmgB; 3-hydroxybutyryl-CoA dehydrogenase [EC:1.1.1.157]) — translation MAIRTVGIVGAGTMGNGIAQACAVVGLKVVMVDISDAAVQKGVATVAGSLDRLIKKEKATEADKAAALARIKGSTSYDDLKATDIVIEAATENYDLKVKILKQIDDIVGENVIIASNTSSISITKLAAVTSRADRFIGMHFFNPVPVMALVELIRGLQTSDATHAAVEALAKELGKYPITVKNSPGFVVNRILCPMINEAFCVLGEGLASPEEIDEGMKLGCNHPIGPLALADMIGLDTMLAVMEVLYTEFADPKYRPAMLMREMVAAGYLGRKTGRGVYVYSK, via the coding sequence ATGGCAATCAGGACAGTGGGCATCGTCGGTGCCGGCACCATGGGCAATGGCATCGCCCAGGCCTGCGCGGTAGTGGGTCTCAAGGTGGTGATGGTGGACATCAGCGACGCCGCCGTGCAGAAGGGCGTGGCCACCGTGGCGGGCAGCCTGGATCGGCTGATCAAGAAAGAAAAGGCGACCGAGGCCGACAAGGCCGCGGCGCTGGCGCGCATCAAGGGCAGCACGTCGTATGACGATCTGAAGGCCACCGATATCGTGATCGAGGCCGCCACCGAGAACTACGACCTGAAGGTCAAGATCCTCAAGCAGATCGACGACATCGTCGGCGAGAACGTGATCATCGCGTCCAACACCTCGTCGATCTCGATCACCAAGCTGGCCGCGGTGACCTCGCGCGCCGACCGCTTTATCGGCATGCACTTCTTCAACCCGGTGCCGGTGATGGCGCTGGTGGAACTGATCCGCGGGCTGCAGACCAGCGACGCCACGCACGCCGCCGTGGAAGCGCTGGCCAAGGAGCTGGGCAAGTACCCGATCACGGTCAAGAACAGCCCGGGCTTCGTCGTCAATCGCATCCTGTGCCCGATGATCAATGAGGCTTTCTGCGTGCTGGGCGAAGGCCTGGCGTCGCCGGAAGAAATCGATGAAGGCATGAAGCTGGGTTGCAACCACCCGATTGGGCCGCTGGCGCTGGCCGACATGATTGGCCTGGACACCATGCTGGCGGTGATGGAAGTGCTGTACACGGAATTTGCCGATCCGAAGTACCGCCCGGCGATGCTGATGCGTGAGATGGTGGCCGCCGGCTACCTGGGCCGCAAGACCGGCCGCGGCGTGTACGTCTACAGCAAGTAA
- a CDS encoding Crp/Fnr family transcriptional regulator — MLNDFVDRCVWAADLSPEQRERVRRAMFVHEYSQGDYVCHKGDIAEHWMGVLEGIVKITTVSPSGKSVTFTGVPTGGWFGEGAVLKSEIRKYDVMALRRSTIAFLPRDTFQWLLDTSLPFTRFLLTQFNERLGQFIAAVEYERLLDIDSRVARAVSSLFNEHLYPGIGKTLEISQEEIGLLAGISRQRANQALKVLEQQGLVRVDYGVIEVLDLEGLRQYGE, encoded by the coding sequence ATGCTGAACGATTTTGTCGACCGCTGCGTGTGGGCAGCAGACCTGAGCCCGGAGCAGCGCGAGCGCGTGCGCCGCGCGATGTTCGTGCACGAGTACAGCCAGGGCGACTACGTCTGCCACAAGGGCGACATCGCCGAGCACTGGATGGGCGTGCTCGAAGGCATCGTCAAGATCACCACGGTGTCGCCGTCAGGGAAGTCGGTCACCTTCACCGGCGTGCCCACCGGCGGCTGGTTCGGCGAAGGCGCGGTGCTCAAGTCGGAGATCCGCAAGTACGACGTGATGGCGCTGCGCCGCTCGACCATCGCCTTCCTGCCGCGCGACACTTTTCAGTGGTTGCTGGATACCAGCCTGCCGTTCACGCGCTTTTTACTGACGCAGTTCAACGAGCGCCTGGGGCAGTTCATCGCGGCGGTGGAATACGAGCGGCTGCTCGATATCGATTCGCGCGTGGCGCGCGCGGTGTCGTCGCTCTTTAACGAGCACCTGTATCCGGGGATCGGAAAGACGCTGGAGATTTCGCAGGAAGAAATCGGCCTGCTCGCCGGCATTTCGCGCCAGCGCGCCAACCAGGCACTGAAGGTGCTGGAGCAGCAGGGGCTGGTGCGGGTGGACTACGGCGTGATCGAGGTACTGGATCTGGAGGGGTTGCGGCAGTACGGCGAATAG
- a CDS encoding long-chain fatty acid--CoA ligase (K01897: ACSL, fadD; long-chain acyl-CoA synthetase [EC:6.2.1.3]), whose protein sequence is MQESSATTFPRWLLAHAQQRPDHPAYREKDLGIWQTYSWAQAAQQVRALACGLAALGFRRGMNLAVVGDNRPRLYWAMTAAQALGAVPVPLYQDAIANEMVYVLNDAEIEFAVVEDQEQVDKLLEVEAQLATSGRAVRHIIYEDPRGLLDYDHPSLISYERLQELGREFDQAHPGFYDEAIAAGQSDDTAIILYTSGTTGKPKGVCHSHAGLIGAARNGCAFDKLGADDDVLSYLPMAWVGDNLFSYAQAMVAGFTVNCPESRETVMTDLREIGPTYYFAPPRIYEGLLTQVMIRMEDAGWIKRKLFHWAMDVARRCGADILDGRPVSYADRMRYALGEGLVYGPLRNVLGMSRIRVGYTAGEAIGPDLFRFYRSIGVNLKQFYGQTETCAYVCLQPDGQVKFDSVGPAAPGMEIRIAENGEVLVRGVGLLKSYYKRDDATREAINDEGYFMTGDAGVLDADGHLKIIDRAKDVGKLADGSMFAPKYIENKLKFFPYIKEAVAFGNDRDNVCAFINIDFEAVGNWAERRHLPYAGYVDLAAQPDVIEMIGECVNQVNADLANDPMLAGSQVARFLILHKELDPDDDELTRTRKVRRGFIAEKYGVLVEALYAGKSEQFIETRVKFEDGREGSVSATLKLVDAKRLPVAARAA, encoded by the coding sequence ATGCAGGAATCGTCGGCGACGACCTTCCCGCGATGGCTGCTGGCGCACGCCCAGCAGCGGCCGGATCATCCGGCTTATCGCGAGAAGGATCTCGGCATCTGGCAGACATACAGCTGGGCCCAGGCGGCACAGCAGGTGAGGGCGCTGGCTTGTGGGCTGGCCGCACTCGGTTTCAGGCGCGGCATGAACCTGGCAGTGGTGGGCGACAACCGCCCACGCCTGTACTGGGCCATGACCGCGGCGCAGGCCCTCGGCGCCGTACCGGTACCGCTGTACCAGGACGCGATCGCCAACGAGATGGTCTACGTGCTCAACGATGCGGAGATCGAGTTCGCCGTCGTCGAGGACCAGGAGCAGGTCGACAAGCTGCTCGAGGTCGAAGCGCAGCTGGCCACTTCCGGCCGTGCCGTGCGCCACATCATCTATGAAGACCCGCGCGGCCTGCTCGACTATGACCATCCGTCGCTGATCTCGTATGAACGGCTGCAGGAACTGGGCCGCGAGTTCGACCAGGCGCATCCGGGCTTCTATGACGAGGCGATCGCCGCGGGCCAGTCCGACGACACCGCGATCATCCTCTATACCTCCGGCACAACCGGCAAGCCCAAGGGCGTGTGCCATTCGCATGCGGGCCTGATCGGCGCGGCGCGCAATGGCTGTGCCTTCGACAAGCTCGGCGCCGACGATGACGTGCTCTCCTACCTGCCGATGGCGTGGGTGGGCGACAACCTGTTCTCGTATGCGCAGGCGATGGTGGCGGGCTTCACCGTGAACTGCCCGGAGTCGCGCGAAACGGTGATGACCGACCTGCGCGAGATCGGCCCCACCTATTACTTTGCGCCCCCGCGCATCTATGAAGGGCTGCTGACGCAGGTGATGATCCGCATGGAGGATGCCGGCTGGATCAAGCGCAAGCTGTTCCACTGGGCCATGGACGTGGCGCGCCGCTGCGGTGCCGACATCCTCGACGGCCGCCCTGTGTCCTATGCCGACCGCATGCGCTATGCGCTGGGCGAAGGGCTGGTCTACGGCCCGCTGCGCAACGTGCTCGGCATGAGCCGCATCCGCGTCGGCTATACCGCGGGCGAGGCGATCGGGCCGGACCTGTTCCGCTTCTACCGCTCGATCGGCGTGAACCTGAAGCAGTTCTACGGCCAGACCGAGACCTGCGCCTACGTGTGCCTGCAGCCCGACGGTCAGGTCAAGTTCGACTCCGTGGGACCGGCCGCGCCGGGCATGGAAATCCGCATCGCAGAGAACGGCGAAGTGCTGGTGCGCGGCGTGGGCCTGCTCAAGTCCTACTACAAGCGTGACGACGCCACGCGCGAGGCCATCAACGACGAGGGCTACTTCATGACCGGCGACGCCGGCGTGCTCGATGCCGACGGGCACCTGAAGATCATCGACCGCGCCAAGGACGTGGGCAAGCTGGCCGATGGCTCGATGTTCGCGCCCAAGTACATCGAGAACAAGCTCAAGTTTTTCCCGTACATCAAGGAAGCGGTGGCGTTCGGCAACGACCGCGACAACGTCTGCGCCTTTATCAACATCGACTTCGAGGCGGTCGGCAACTGGGCCGAGCGGCGCCACCTGCCGTATGCCGGCTATGTCGACCTGGCCGCGCAGCCGGACGTGATCGAGATGATCGGCGAATGCGTGAACCAGGTGAACGCGGACCTCGCCAACGACCCGATGCTGGCCGGTTCGCAGGTTGCGCGCTTCCTGATCCTGCACAAGGAGCTGGACCCGGACGACGACGAGCTGACACGCACGCGCAAGGTGCGGCGCGGCTTTATCGCCGAGAAATACGGCGTACTGGTGGAGGCGCTCTATGCGGGCAAGTCCGAGCAGTTCATCGAGACGCGCGTCAAGTTTGAAGACGGGCGCGAGGGCAGCGTGTCGGCCACGCTGAAGCTGGTAGATGCGAAGCGCCTGCCTGTGGCGGCGCGCGCGGCATAA
- a CDS encoding ABC transporter (K01995: livG; branched-chain amino acid transport system ATP-binding protein) encodes MTQVAWQGAGQRKWTGTARTDASGAGGSGAIAPAGPLSPAGLADDSGAQPGTRHAQRTGEHARTGGEVILDLQHISLAFGGVKALTDISFDVCEHEVRAIIGPNGAGKSSMLNVINGVYHPQQGRIVFRGEERKQMHPTAAARQGIARTFQNIALFKGMTVLDNIMTGRNTQFRTGLFAHALWWGPARNEEMRHRQKVEEVIDFLEIQSIRKTPVGRLPYGLQKRVELARALAAEPSMLLLDEPMAGMNVEEKQDMCRFILDVNRQFGTTIVLIEHDMGVVMDISDRVVVLDYGKKIGDGTPEEVKGNPDVIKAYLGTSH; translated from the coding sequence ATGACGCAAGTGGCCTGGCAAGGCGCTGGACAGCGCAAATGGACGGGGACAGCACGCACGGATGCCAGCGGCGCGGGGGGCAGCGGTGCGATCGCCCCGGCGGGCCCGCTATCTCCGGCAGGACTGGCTGACGACAGCGGCGCACAACCCGGTACGCGCCACGCGCAGCGCACCGGCGAGCACGCGCGTACCGGCGGCGAGGTGATCCTGGACCTGCAGCATATCTCGCTGGCGTTCGGCGGCGTGAAGGCGCTGACCGACATCTCGTTCGACGTGTGCGAGCACGAGGTGCGCGCCATCATCGGTCCCAACGGCGCGGGCAAGAGTTCGATGCTGAACGTGATCAACGGCGTGTACCACCCGCAGCAAGGGCGCATCGTGTTCCGCGGCGAGGAGCGCAAGCAGATGCACCCCACCGCCGCCGCGCGCCAGGGCATCGCGCGAACGTTCCAGAACATCGCGCTGTTCAAGGGCATGACGGTGCTGGACAACATCATGACCGGGCGCAACACCCAGTTCCGCACGGGCTTGTTCGCGCATGCGCTGTGGTGGGGCCCGGCGCGCAACGAAGAGATGCGCCATCGCCAGAAGGTCGAGGAGGTGATCGACTTCCTGGAGATCCAGTCGATCCGCAAGACCCCGGTCGGGCGCCTGCCGTATGGCCTGCAGAAGCGCGTGGAGCTGGCGCGCGCACTGGCGGCCGAGCCGTCGATGCTGCTGCTGGACGAGCCCATGGCCGGCATGAACGTGGAAGAGAAGCAGGACATGTGCCGCTTCATCCTCGATGTGAACCGGCAGTTCGGCACCACCATCGTGCTGATCGAGCACGACATGGGGGTGGTGATGGATATCTCCGACCGCGTGGTCGTGCTCGACTACGGCAAGAAGATCGGCGACGGCACGCCCGAGGAAGTCAAGGGCAATCCGGACGTGATCAAGGCGTACCTGGGCACATCGCACTGA